AAATAATGAAAGACTTTCACCTTTTCGTGTTCTCTAAGCTCTTCCAATTCTAACCCGTCCAGCAAAGTTTCATATACGCCATCAGCTACCCGACTACCGAATGTCGTCGTGTGATAGTATTCCTTGATTTCCCATATAGCAACGGGGTTAACGGCTCCAGGGAAAGCGCCGTCTACACGTCGCGCTAACGTTCGAATTGGGGAACCGTCCTTTGTGACGGTTGTAAGTTCCCGGGGATCATAGTCGCAGGATAAACCATTTGAATACGCTTCAATCAGCATATTGATAATGCCGGTAAAATAGGCAGGTGTCTTCTTTTTGCCTTTCTGCTTGTTCAAAGGCAAAGGGCACCGCGGCTTAAGTTTTTTCTTCAGGGCCTCGAACTCTAACCTTGCTCGTTTTACATCCATAAGGCGTGGTTCAACAAAGTTGTTAAGAACGTTGGCACGGTGTTCGTAGTAAGCAAGCAGGGTATTCCCAAACTCTGTTGGGTTATCGGTGTTACCGATGTGTTCGGGATTCAGATGTAAATCTTCAAATGCCTGGCGAATTTCTTTTACAATAGGTATTTTGACTTGGTTTTCACGTCGCACCGTGTACCCTATTTTTTGACTAAGGCTCCTCACGGTTGCCCAAAAGGATTTTGGCAGACTCGCGAATCTGTGGTCAGCTTTCATTTGCCTGCTTCTCAAATTGAGATACAAATTCGGCCATGGGGATATTCAAAACCTGACATACTTCTCTTACTTCTAAGAAGTTCAAGGTTTTCTCCCCGGACTCATACTTACTTACAAAGGATTGCGGCTTGTTCAGGCGCACGGCTAAATCTATTTGACGAAGTCCAGCCTTTTCACGAAGCTGGCGAAGAAGATCTCTTACCTTCTTTTTATCTGTTGCACTTTTTTTGACCATTTGTATTAATATAGAATAATGTTGTACAATATCCCAAATTGGGATATGATTATGCGGTATAGACTACGGAGGAGGCATAACCTCGATGATACAAGAAGTGCTTTTTAATGATGCCCCCCACAAATACATCAGGCCATTTACCATCCAACTATTGAAGTGGATCGGTAATAAGCAAAGATTCGCACATGAGATCGTAGGGTTATTTCCGGATAGATTCGGGCGCTACTTTGA
The genomic region above belongs to Syntrophorhabdaceae bacterium and contains:
- a CDS encoding helix-turn-helix transcriptional regulator → MVKKSATDKKKVRDLLRQLREKAGLRQIDLAVRLNKPQSFVSKYESGEKTLNFLEVREVCQVLNIPMAEFVSQFEKQANES